TTTGGGCGGAGAAGGTCTGCGTTTTGAGCATTGTGGCCGCGTCGGTTTCCGACACATAAAGCGACTTATCTTTTTCGCCAGCGTCGGTCAGGAGTTTATTGTAAAAGTTGATGGAATGCGAAATCGGTACTGAGCCCGTATAGCCGTCGTGAATGCCGGCATAGATTTGCAGGATGCTCTTTTTACGTTTTTTAAGGGACGTTTTCCAATACAACGGAGAACGCTCTTTGGCTTTTTGGGCATCAAATACCTCGCCGGCACCGGTACATTTGATGATCTCCGGGCCATACCTGTTTTTTCGTTCCACTGATTCACCATACCAGGCTGACAGGTCTGAAATGGACGACCAGGCCGAAAATGAAGCGATGGCATGCCGAGACTTCATGTACATTGCCAGGGTAGCAAAGCCTCCCCCGCTGTTGCCCACGACGTAAATCTTCTTTTTATCCACCTTCATGTTTTTCAGCGCCCAGTCAATGGCCTCGTCAATATCGGCCATTACAAACTCGCTGCAACAGGCCTTGGGATGATTGTTGACACCCCGAAAGTTGGGAAAAATATAGTTCCAGCCTTTGGTCCGGGCCTGTACCGCTACCATATCTTTCTGAGAATCGGCCGTATTGCTCCAGGAGTGCAATTCTACCACTAAGGGTTGCGGCGAAGATTCCGTAGATTTATCATAATAAAAGACCTGTACATTTCCGTCCAACGAGGATCGAATACTGTCTTTTTGTAAGAAGTCCGGGCGTTGGGGGGCTTGGCACCTGCCCGAAACGGCCAATGCCAGGACAGTGATGATCAACAGAAGCTTTTCCTTCATTTTCTTTTTTATACATGTGTCAACGATAACCATCCAACGGCCCTCCTCCGCTAAGAATCACATAAAAATGCGGGCCGTTCAGAACACCTCCGGACCTCAGGGTTTGGCCATTTTCGCTTCCGAAACCAGCGTCAGCAAGGCCACCTGAATGGCTTTGTAGCCTTCGTCATCCAGCCACCATTCATTGAGGGCATGGGCATTGCCGCCTTTTCCTCCGCGTCCCAAGGTCACGGCAGGGATTCCTTTGGCAATCGGCGTATTGGAGTTGGTTGAGCCGCGGCCCACTTTAGGAGAAGCTCCAAAATAAGCGATCGAGGCCATGGCCCGCTGAATGAGGGGGACGGTTTCGGGTAATTCGCCCGAAGGGCGATCGCCGATTTTTTTGATCTCCACCGTGAGTGCCGGGCCCATGCGTTTCATGGCATTGTGTTCCTGAAGTGCCTGTTGTACCGATGCTTTTAACAGCGAATCCACTAAATTGAGGTTTTCGGGGATTTCGGAGCGCATATCCACTTCCATCCAAGACTCAAACGCAATGGAATTGACCGAAGTACCCCCGCCGATACGGCCTACGTTGTAGCTGGTACGCGCCCCTGTCCGGGTAAATTTATCGGCCGCTTTTGAAAAGTAATGAATGGCCGAGCCCAGGGCATGCTGAGGGTTAGCCAAGCCGAAGGCGCCCCACGAATGTCCGCCGGGGCCTTTGAAGGTAATGCGGTACCGATACGAACCTAAGCCCATGGTCCGTAAGTAGTCCATGCCGCCGCCGTCAATCGCGATCCACGAGTCGATGCGGGGGCTTTGGTCGGTGAATAAGTGTTTTACACCTCTCAAATCTCCAAGCCCTTCTTCGCCTACGGAGCCAATGAACAACACATCGGCTTCGGTTTCTATGTTGGCCTCTTCCAGGGCTCTCAACACCGACACGATCATGACGACGCCCTGCGTGTTGTCACCAATGCCCGGGGCAAAGAGCGTATCACCCTTTATTTTCACTTTGACGTCGGTTTCGAGTGGGAATACGGTATCTAAATGGGCATCAAATGCGACGGTCCGATTGCGTTTTTTGCCTTTTCGCAGTCCGATCACGTTGCCCACCTTATCCGTCCATACCGAATCGATCCCCGCTTCTTTGAGCATGGACGCAAACCGAATGCCCCGTTTGGTTTCCATAAACGGTGGGGCGGGAATCTCGGTCAGCATAATGAGGTCCTCCCGATTTCGTTTGTTTTGAGCAACAATGGACTGAAACGCCTTTTGGATTTGTTTGTTTTTGGCCAATTGTTCAGCTTCTTTGAGGTAAGCCGCCTCTACTTTACCATTCTTTCCGGCATCATCTTCCTGAGCGTAGGCCACCGAGAAAAGGAGCGTGAGGCCGGCAATTATTCCAAGGTGGGTCAAGGTGGGTTTTCGATTTCTCATAGGTTCTTTTTAGTGGTTATTGGCTTTTTTTGCTCATTGTACATTCAATAGTGTTAAGAAATCACGCAAAGTCGCAAAGAAGCAGCGATTTCCCAAAGAATCATATAAAAGATGGCCTTCATTCGCCTTTAAATTGCCTCCTATTACACTTTGCATCAAGAAGGTTATTGTACCAGTATTTTCAATTCATTTTCTTTGACCGTCAGCAGGCCTGCTTTGGGCAGCCGTTGAGTCATTTTTCGCCAGTTGGGTTCTTTGGCATAAATGGCTTTCAGCATCAAAGCAGCTTTTTGAATATCGCCGTTGTTGGCCAGCGTAATGGCCGTCCAATACTGCATTTCCAGGTTTCCGGGAAACATTTTCATGGCAGCTCCGTACTCCTTCATGGCGAGAGGCATGTCGTTTTTCTCCACGGCCAGGTCGCCGTTGTTCATGTGGTCATAGGCCCGCTGGACGGTCAATAATCGTTGCAATTCGGCCAGCGGCTCGGGGTGGTCATCTACCCGCAGATCTACCAGGTGATTATCATCCCACGGCTTATCCGTGGCCTCTCCTTTGACCACCAGCAGGACAGCCGATTGCTTTCCCCGAATATCCCCGCCCACCTTTTGGGCTGCTTTCAAGGCTTCCAGTACCCGCTCGGCCAGTGGCAGCTGCGCATTCGCTTCAAACGACTTGGCCATGGCGGCGGGCACGGCATCGGTCAGCATCATGTTTGATTGTACGGCATAGTTTTTTCCTTTTAAATCTCCCGCAAAGTCCACGCAGTTTTTGCCCGTAAAGTTGGCTACGTTTCCCTTCGCATCTACAATGCCAACCTGCCGCACCTCCCTGCCGGCGTCATCCGAGAGCAGAATATCCAGCGCTTCGTGAGCAGTTTTGCCCGATTTGAGCAACGCCAACCCTCTGACTCCAAACGATTTATTGGTAAATGACTGGGTAGCTACAGCCCCGACACCCGCTTCCGCCCACGAAACAGAAGTACCGACGCTGAACCAATGACTCTGCACACCGACGGCGATCTCGCCCGTTTTCTCATCGCGGGCCACGATCGAAAACGTGTGCGCCAACCCATTGTCTTTTTTAAAAAACTGGGCGTGCGTCCGTGAAAAAATGAGACCCAAAAAAACAAAAAGGAAAATGGAATTTCTCATAGTTGGAGGGTTTGATAAGGAGGCCCAATGATACGACGTTTACCCCTCTCTTCCAAACCGTTACCAACACTATTCCGCATAAAATACCGCTTAATAAAAAAAGCGCCGTTTTCTTGTCAAATGAGTTATTACCGGTATTTTTGAAAAAATAGTGTAGGCTCCATGGTTCGGCTGCGCCTCATTTTCAGGCGCACTGCCAATACCAACGGGGTGGAAAACACCATACAATCGAATAGTATACGCGTTGAAATGGTGAAATAAATGTTTCTCTCACGACGTTATCAACCGCTGATAAAGAGTATACAGTTCTGAGGGCACCGCTGTCATAAAGTGAGCCTTTTGCCCACCCGTCAACGCTGTACCTGCTAAACCTAACTTACCACGTGTTCAATTTTGTTCTGTTATGACAACTCACAAACTCTTCCTGTTACTTTTCCTTTTCGGAAGTCTATTAACCGAAGTTTGGGCACAGGAAGAACGCGGCTCCGGGATCAACAAAACCGCTCCCAAAACCGCGGTCGGCACTACCCGGGCGCTGATTGTAGGCGTGTCGCAGTATCAACACATCAATTCACTCCGCTTTGCCGGCGACGACGCCCTGGCTTTTTATAACTATCTGCTCTCTCCCGCCGGAGGCTCCGTTCCGCAGGCCAATATTGAACTTTTACTGAATGAAAAAGCTACGTTGGTACAGGTCGATCTGGCCATGGGAAAACTCCTGAACAGCGTCAAACCCAATGACCGCGTCTTTATCTACTTTTCGGGCCACGGCGATCAGGAATCAAAAACCATTGCCCAGCGCGGTTTTTTGCTCACGCACGATACCTTCAGCAGCAATTATAACTCTACGGCTTTTGCGGTACTGTATTTACAGGACTATATCGCCACCCTGGCCACCAAAAACCAGGCGCAGATATTCCTGTTTCTGGATGCGTGCCGTTCCGGAAAACTGGCCGGGAGCGAAATCGGCGGGGTGCAGCTTGCCGGTCAGCAATTGCTCAAACAGGTCGCCAACGAGGTGAAGTTTATGGCCTGCCAGGCCAATGAACTATCGCTGGAAGGGTATCAATGGGGCGGCGGCCGGGGGGTGTTCAGTTACCACCTCATTCGCGGGATGCAGGGGCTGGCCGACGCCGACGGCGATAAGACCATTACGCTGCGCGAGCTGGAACGGTACCTTGAAGACCGCGTAACGGCCGAAGCCGCTCCCAACCGCCAGAATCCGCTGTTGTTGGCGGCCGACAAATCACTGCCCCTGGTAAAGGTAGACCCCGCTACCCTCGCGGCCGTGCGTCAGAATCTGCCCCCTCCTGCCTTTGCGGCTGTGCAAGGCAAAGGATTCGTCGAAACCATTCTGGACAGCGCCCCCGATGACGTACAAAAAACCTACGCTGACTTTCACGAAGCAATTGCGCAAAAACAGTTATTGGATAGCCCCAACAGTGCCGATGGGTATTATGAAAAATTACTGGCAACGCCTTCCATCGGGGAACTTCACCCCTTTATCAAACGAGAGTTTGCGGCGGCGCTGCTCGAAGAATCCACGAAAACGTTCGGACAGCTTTTGGCCAATAAAAACCTGCCGGCAGTCAGTACCGGTTACCGAAAAAACATTCGTTATTTGGAAAAAGCCGCTCAAATTTTGGGAAAATCCCATTATTTCTATCCCAATCTGCGCGCACAGACTTTTTATTATAAAGGCCTGTTGACCGAATCCGCCAACCGTGACGAAGCCCTGCTGAATTACCGTCAGGCCATCACCGCCGACAGCACTTTTGCGCCGGCTTACAATGACGCCGGCCGATTGCTGTTTTTGAAGCAATCCTTCCGGGAAGCGCAGGAAATTTTTGAAAAAGGGCTCCAACTGGCCCCGAAATGGAGTTATCTGCACCTCAATTACGGCATGGTGTTGGTGGCCCAAAAAAAATGGACCGAAGCCGAAACGGCGTACAAAGAAGCCATCGAACTCCAACCCGATAACGCCATTGCGTTTAAGAATTACGGTAACCTCCTCGCCGGGCAAAACAAGGGATCAGATGCCGAAACGGCGTACAAAAAAGCCATCGAACTCAACCCCAACGACCCCGAAACCTACAACAACTACGGAATGCTGCTGAACGCCCAAAAACGATACAGCGAAGCCGAAACCGAGTACAAAAAAGCCATCGAACTCCAACCCGACAACGCACAGGTCTACAGTAACTACGGCATTGTACTGGCCATTCAGAACCGGCAGGCAGAAGCGGAGTTTGTTTTTCGCAAATCCATTGAGCTCAACCCCAAAGACGCACAGGCGCACTTTAACTACGGCATCCTGCTGGCCACCCAAAATCGATTGGCCGAGGCAGAGATCGCTTATAAAAAAGCCATTGAACTGGCCCCCAACGATGCCATTGCTTACAACAGTTACGGAGTATTGCTGGCGGCGCAGAATCGGTTGGCTGAAGCCGAACAGGCGTATAAAAAATACGTAGAACTCAGTCCCAACAATGCCATTGTGTACGGCAATTACGGCAATTTGCTGGCCCGTCAGGGGCGACAACGTGAGGCGGAGACCGCTTACAAAAGATCCATTGAACTGAACCCCAACGACGCCAACGTGCATAAAAGCTATGCCATTTTATTGAAAAACCTGAATCGGCCGGCGGAAGCGGAAACATCCTACAAGCGGGCCATCCAGCTCAAAACGGACGACGCCGAAGTCTATAAGAACTACGGCATGCTGCTGAATGCGCGCAATCGCCCCGAAGAAGCGGAAGCCAACTTCAAAAAAGCGATTGAGCTAAATCCCGACGACCCCTTCGTTTACAATAGTTACGGCATGTTGCTCGCCGCGCAGAGCCGTTTGGACGAGGCCGAAAACGCCTACAAAAAATCCATCGCATTGAGTGCCGCCAACGGATTGGTCTTCGGCAATTACGGAAATCTGCTGGCCCGTCAGAGTCGTTTTGAAGAGGCGGAGACCAACTATAAAAGAGCGTTGGAATTGATTCCCAATAACGCCCTGCTGTACAACAATTACGGCAATCTTTTGGATGGTCTGGGGCGCCTGCCCGAAGCGGAGGCGATCTATAAAAAAGCCATCGAAGCCAAGACCGATTATCCTCCGCCTTATTATTACATAGCACTTCTCAAAGCGCGTCAAAACCTGACCGCCGAGGCCATCGACTGGCTGGGCAAAGCCTTGGAAAAAGGCTACACCAATTTTGACAGCATCAGCAGAAATCCGGCCTTTGACCCGTTGCGGGAAACGCCCGAATTCAAGGCGTTACTCACCAAATACCGTAAGAATTGATCTCCGTATGAAAAACATTCTATTCTTTTTGCTTTTTACCGGCAGCCCCTTTCTGCTTTGTGCCCAAAAACTCCACCTTATTCTTACCTCCGATTATGAGAACAGGGAGTTCGGGATGATCAGCCTCAAAGACGAAGAAATGGTCACGACCATGTTTCGAAAAATCAGTACACAGATCGGGTACGAGCTGAGGATCGTTTACATTAACAAAAATACCAAAGAGGGATTTACGGGCAATGCCGTGCGCAATGCCGTCACCGACACCTCCATTCACACAACCGACATTGTCATTTTCTATTATTCAGGCTTTGGCATTTATCCTTCCAAAAGCACACTGCCTTCTTTGCAGTTGGATAACAGCAGTTTACTGAGCCTTAGCCGGCACACGCCGCTCTCGCTTGATGATGTGGCAGCGGCCCTTCAGGCCAGAGGGATTAAGCTGGGCATGGTCATGGCCGACTGTCGCAATACCCTTACCACACGGTATCCGATCCCGGCACGAAGAGGTACGATTGTGAGGCAGGACCGCTCGAAGGAGATTCTCAAAAAATTGTTTTTGGGCGAATCCTGCCGCATTCTGAAAATAGCCAGCGCTCAAAAAGGCAAACCGGTGCTCGCCATCTCGCGCAATTCCGTTTTTACGTATTCACTCACCGAAGCCTTTGAAGATATGCTGTATGCCAAAACGATGAAAGAAGTGAGTCTGGACAACCTGCTGCTCCGGATCAACAGGATCACCAAAGCCTTCATTCCCGAATATACCGGCTTGAGCAAGGTCCCCATCAGTTGTCGTACCGCCGCCGGCCGGCCGGCTGTCCGGGTTGTCCGATAATCCACCAAACGTATGAAGCACTTCTCTCTGACCTTGATTTTATGTCTGCTGAACGCTGCAACACTGCACGCGCAGGGATTGAACTTCAACGACTCGGCCTACCATCAGGTACCCCGAAAAAAATCAGTTGTGGTCATTTCTCCCGATGGACTGCCTCCCAAAGCCGACCTGTCCATGTACGTTCCCACGGTCATTGATCAGGGAAAACTCGGCACCTGCGTGGGGGTTTCCACGGGGTATTATATGCGTACGATCCTCGAAGCCAGGCACCTGGGCATCACCGACCGAGATTCGGTAGACGCCCTGCGCTTCTCGCCTTCCTTTTTGTATAACTCCATCAAAGATCCGTTGGATAAGAACTGCAAAAGGGGCACGGAAGTAGCCGCAGCGCTGGAATTTCTGAAAAATAAAGGCGTGGTCAGACTCGCCCAACAGCCCTATCCCGACTGCTCCCAAACAAGATCCGCTGCCTTACAGCCCGAGGCGGGCTCACGAATCATGGATTATATCCGACTGTTCGGTCTCAACGACCGGCAGGAAGATGTCATTATTTCAACCAAAAAGGCGCTGGCCGAAGGTACGCCCGTCGTCATTGCCATTCAGACCACACCGTCGCTGGATGACCTCGGTTTTTGGTATAAACTATGGATTCGCTTTTTGCGATTCTTCGGCATTGATACCGACGATGAATTTGGGCTGTGGAATCCCGCCAAATCGAAAAAATTAAGGGGTGGGCACGCCGTCTGCGTAGTGGGGTACGATGATGCCAAATTCGGCGGCGCATTTCACGTAGTCAACAGCCGGGGAGAAAACTGGGGCGATGACGGTTTTTTCTGGATTCGCTACGCCGATTACAGCAAACACGCCAAATACGCTTTTCAGGCGTACCTGCCCGCCGAACAATACACAACTGCCGCCCTTCGCTCGGGAGAAATCATTATTGAATTGGCCGGTTTACGCTCGACCCAACCGCGGTTTACGCCTTTACATTCCGACAGTTCGCTCATTACGTACGCATTACTTGATCCTCAACCCACTGATACCGAATTCAAATTTAAGATCAATGTGGATACACAAACCTATCTGTACGTACTGGGCGCGAACAGCAGCCAACGGACCGTCGACAAGCTCTTCCCCCTCGACTCCATCAGTCCCATGATCGGTGCCGACACCAAGGTGATTCTTCCGTCAGAAGAGCAGGTATATGCCCTCGATGCCACCACGGGAACCGAAAATTGGCTGTTTTTATTCTCCGACCGCGAAATAAATATCGACAGCTGCATGACCGAGATCAACGCCCGACAGGGACCCTTTACGCAAAGGGTACAGGATGTATTGAGCGACCGATTGATCAAAAAAGAACAGGTCGACTACCAAACCCGGAAGATGGGTTTTGCACTGAGAGAAAAACACGAAGGACTGATCGTGCCGCTGTTAGTGACCCTGAAACACGTAAAAAAGAGGAGTATGTAAATGAACAGGCTCCTCTTTTTGACCCTTATTTTTTGGTCATTCGTGAGGCAACCAAATACCCGACGACCAGCCCGATCACCAAGCCGATCACAACAGACATCACATCGATACCCCCACTGCTCCCTTCGGTTTCAATGACGGGTTGTGCGTAAGAAAGGGTGGTTACCAATAAAAAAAGGAACGGAAGTACACCTATTTTTTTCATAAAAAATGAGTTAAAAATATAATAGACAGTGAAAGATAAGCAAAACAGCCCATACTTATGATTCTTCTTCTTTCATTAATTCGCCGGCAGCGAGTGACCGAATCGGCAATTTGATGACAAACGCGGTTCCCTCGCCGTCTTCGGCCTCTACCTCAATCGTACCGCCGTGTCCTTTGGTAATGATATCGTAGCTGAGCGACAACCCCAGCCCCGTTCCTTCGCCCGTGGGTTTAGTGGTAAAAAAGGGCTGAAAGATTTTTTCCTTCACGCCCGCGGGGATGCCCGTCCCGTTGTCTTGGACCCGTATTTCAACCCAATCATTCAGCGCTTTGGTGCTCACCGTCACCATCGGTTGATAGGCCGACAGTACTGCCATAATATCCTCGTTCTTACCGCCGGTCTGTGCCGCTTTTGACCCAACGGCATAGAATGCGTTGTTGAATAAATTCAATAAAACGCGCCCGATATCCTGCGGCACAACTTGGACAGAAGGCAGGGTTTCATCAGCCATAAATGCGTAGCCGGCCGTAAAACCTTTGTCTTTCGCCCGCATGCCGTGGTACGAAAGGCGAAGGTATTCCTCCGCAAGTTTGTTGAGGTCGGTCACGGCTCGCTCTCCGGTGCCTGCTCTGGAATGTTCCAGCATATTTTTAACAATGCCGCTGGCCCGTTGACCGTGAAAATGGATTTTTTGAAGGTTTTGCTCAATATCGTTCAAGAGTTCGACTTCCAATTCATCCTCCGGCGCTTGTCCGTCTTTGGCTTTCAGCTTTTTATCTTCTTTGATTTCCTTCAATTCCTGCACCAGTTCAGCGCTGATGTCAGAGAAGTTATTGACAAAATTCAACGGATTCTGGATCTCGTGCGCAATGCCGGCGGTCAGCTCGCCCAAGCCGGCCAACTTCTCTTTTTGGATAAGTTGGTTCTGGGTTTCTTTCAGCGTTTGCAACGACGTTTGGAGCTGCACTTTTTGCGACTGAATGGCTTCTTTTTGTTTACGTAATAACTCATTTGCTTTGTTTTTCAGGCGATTGTTGCGGTAAAGCATTCCGGTAAAGATCAGGATAGCGGCCAGAACGCCAAACAGCACGTACAGTTTTCGTCGGCCGGCAAATTCTTTTTGGGTCGCGATCAGTTCCTGCTGAAGCAGTTGTTCCCTAAAACTCAGGTTCTGTACCTGTTTTACTTTTTCCTGATTGAACATACTGTCTTTGGCCGCCGCCGCCAATTTGAAGTAGTCAAACGCTTTACTTTTATCACGTGTTTCGTACAAAGACGCCAAAAGATGACCGGCCTCAAAAACATATTTAATATTGTTGGCACTTTGCGCAAGGGTAAGGGCCCGTTCAGCATAATATAGACAGGAGTCCAACCGTTTCATTCCCTGAAACACCTGCGCCATTTCAAAATACGTTTGACTTAACAGGCGGTTGTTATCGACCGCTTTTAAATAAGGTAAGCTAAGGCGGTAGTATTTCAGCGACTCAGGATACTCGCCCATTCGATAATGAATATTCCCCAAACTGATTAATAATGTATTTCCGGTACTGCCTTTCCGGTCTTTGACCGATTGATACGCCTGTTTGACGTAGAGCTGCGCCGAATCCGGGTTATTTTGGAGCGCATACCCGGTTCCGATATTCACCAGAGCTATCTGCACAAGATTTCGGTCATTGATCTTTTCGGCGATCGCTTTGGTCATTAAAAAATACTCGATCGCTTTCTTTGAATCTTTCTGCTCCAAATAGAGAATCCCGATATTGTTAAGGGTTTTGGCTTTTCCTTCTTCGTCGTGGATGCTTTCTGCCAACTTGAGGGCATTGAAGAGCATTTCAAGTGCTTTTCCATAATTACTCGTAATGCGCAGAATGGACCCGAGCCGATTCATATTTCTGACCTTTCCTTTGGGGAAATTTATTTTTTGGGCCAACTCCAATCCTTCCCGGGCGTGCTGCATCGCCACCCATGGTTTGGAGTACATCAGATGGTAGCTCAACTGATCCAACAAAAGCACCCGCGCCGTATCAGGCATGGCTTGAGAGAGCCGTCTTTTAAGACTATCGGCGGGCGTTTGTTGAGCAAAAACAGGGATTGCCAAAAGCACGAAACACAAAATAAGTGTTGAGGCAATCGATTTCATTCTCATAGGGATAAGAGTTCTTTGTAAACAAAGATAGAAGATTTTCCGAAACGCTCTATCTCCTGCCTCCGTGCTGAAAGTTTTATAAAAAAAACGTCGGCAAGGTTTGAAACCTTGCCGACGTTAAAAGCCCCGTCAATTTTTACCCTTACGACAGATAACTGCTGATGCTCATCACATCGGCAAACACTCCCGAGGCGGTCACTTCTGCGCCGGCACCCGGGCCTTTGACCACAAGCGGCCGTGAATTGTACCGCTCAGTGGTAAAGGAAACGATATTATCCGCTCCCGAAAGAGAATAAAACGGATGGTCGGTGTCGACGGTACGAAGCTGAAGCGTGGCCCTGCCGTTTTCGAGCGTAGCAATGTAGCGCAGCTTTTCGCCTTTCTCCGTGGCCGATTGCAGAAGTTCTGCAAAATACGCATCCGAGTTTTCCAGTTCCTGAAAGAAATCATCGACCGTGGGAGCCTGCAAACAATTGTCGGGCAAAATGGGTGCGATCTGAATGTCGCTCATTTCGAGCGCTACGCCCGTTTCTCGCGCCAGAATCAGGATCTTACGCGCCACGTCAAGCCCGCTCAGATCATCGCGCGGGTCGGGTTCGGTGTAGCCTTTGGCTTTGGCCTCCTGTACAATGTCGACAAAACGGGTGCCCGGTACGAAGCTGTTGAAAATAAACGACAGCGTTCCCGATAAGATGGCTTCAATTTTGGAAAATGTATCCCCGCTTGCCATCAGCCCCTGAATGGTATTGATGATGGGCAGGCCTGCCCCCACGTTGGTTTCGTATAAAAACTTCACGCCCTTTCGCACGGCGGTTTGCTGCAACCGGCGGTATTCGGCATAACTGCTCGAATTGGCCACTTTATTGGGCGTCACGACCGATACGCTGGCGTCGAGCAATGGATGATAATACTGAATAATGTCTTTGTCGGACGTACAGTCAATGAATACGCTGTTGGGTAAGTTGAACTCCCGAATACGCTGCACATACGCGGGCAGGCTCGTCGTCTTGCCGTTCTCTTCCAGTTCTTCTTTCCAGCGGGCCAGACTGATACCGGCGGGATTGAGCCACATTTTTTTGCTGCGGGCCAAGCCTACTACGTTGATCTTCAGCAATTTTTCTTTTGCCAAATACTCCGATTGGGCCGACAGCTGTTTCAAAAACGTACTGCCGATCAATCCCGTACCGACAAGGAATAAGTTCAGGGTTCTGACTTCCGACTGAAAAAACACGCCGTGAATGGCATTGAGGGCTTTGGAAAGATCGTTTTTCTGAATGACGACCGAGATGTTCAGCTCCGAAGAGCCCTGCGCAGTGGCAATGACGTTGATACCGTTTTTCCCCAACGCCGTAAAGAGTTTTCCTGAAACACCTGTACTGCGCCGCATGCCTTCGCCCACGATGGCGATGATGGAAACGTTTTTCTGAATTTGGATTCCGTCGCGGTCTATGTCGCCGGCGTTGATCTCGGGGGCAAAGGTTTGGTCCAGCACTTCCTTGGCGCGGTCCGCATTTTTGGGGTCAATGGCAAAACAGATGGAGTGCTCAGACGACGCCTGCGAGATCAGGATGACGCTGATCTTATGCCGCGACAAGGCCGAAAACAGCCGCGCGGATACGCCCGCTACGCCGATCAAACCGCTGCCCTGCACGTTGACCAGAGCAATATCATCAATGGAGCTGATGCCCGTGATGGCGAACGGTGTTTCGTCAGCGGTCGTATGGACGGTGGTTCCTTCGGAGGCGGTATGAAAGGTATTGAGTACTTTGATCGGAATATTCTTAACAAAGGCAGGCTGCAAACTCGGCGGATAGATCACTTTGGCTCCAAAGTGACTCAATTCCATGGCTTCTGCATAGGTGATCGTCGGAATGGTAAACGCGGTCGACACCTTGCGCGGGTCGGCGGTCATCATCCCGTCGACGTCGGTCCAAATCTCAATGACATCGGCATCCAAGGCCGCCCCAAAAATAGAGCCGGTATAGTCGGAGCCGCCCCGTCCGAGCGTGGTCGTAATACCTTCTGATGTAGCGCCGATGAAGCCCGTGATACACTGCAAGGCGTCGGTTTTGGCAAAGTGCGCTAAAATTTGCGCGTTGGTTACTTCAAAATCCACTTCGGCGTAGCCAAAATGGTCGTTGGTACGCACCAACGTACGGGCATCACAAAACTCCGCTTTGACCCCGCGCCCTTTGAGGGCTTCGGTAATGATGGTCGTGGAAAGCCGCTCTCCAAATGACATCAACAGATCGAGCGTCCGGGCCGACAATTCCCGAATCAGCGAAATCCCTTTCAGCAAATCTTCCAACTCATTGACCAACCCCCGCACCTTGGCAATGGAACTGCTCTGGTTTTTGATATCGATTAGCCCCCGAATGGCGGCAAAATGGCGTTCTTCCACGGCTTTGAGGGCATCAAAATACTCGGCATTGCCTTTGGACGCCATGCGGCCTATTTCGATCAACTTGTTGGTGACACCGCCCATGGCCGAATACACCACGGCAATACGCTCACCTTTGGCAATATTATCCTGTAAAA
Above is a window of Runella slithyformis DSM 19594 DNA encoding:
- the thrA gene encoding bifunctional aspartate kinase/homoserine dehydrogenase I codes for the protein MKVLKFGGTSCGTVESIQQVIQILQDNIAKGERIAVVYSAMGGVTNKLIEIGRMASKGNAEYFDALKAVEERHFAAIRGLIDIKNQSSSIAKVRGLVNELEDLLKGISLIRELSARTLDLLMSFGERLSTTIITEALKGRGVKAEFCDARTLVRTNDHFGYAEVDFEVTNAQILAHFAKTDALQCITGFIGATSEGITTTLGRGGSDYTGSIFGAALDADVIEIWTDVDGMMTADPRKVSTAFTIPTITYAEAMELSHFGAKVIYPPSLQPAFVKNIPIKVLNTFHTASEGTTVHTTADETPFAITGISSIDDIALVNVQGSGLIGVAGVSARLFSALSRHKISVILISQASSEHSICFAIDPKNADRAKEVLDQTFAPEINAGDIDRDGIQIQKNVSIIAIVGEGMRRSTGVSGKLFTALGKNGINVIATAQGSSELNISVVIQKNDLSKALNAIHGVFFQSEVRTLNLFLVGTGLIGSTFLKQLSAQSEYLAKEKLLKINVVGLARSKKMWLNPAGISLARWKEELEENGKTTSLPAYVQRIREFNLPNSVFIDCTSDKDIIQYYHPLLDASVSVVTPNKVANSSSYAEYRRLQQTAVRKGVKFLYETNVGAGLPIINTIQGLMASGDTFSKIEAILSGTLSFIFNSFVPGTRFVDIVQEAKAKGYTEPDPRDDLSGLDVARKILILARETGVALEMSDIQIAPILPDNCLQAPTVDDFFQELENSDAYFAELLQSATEKGEKLRYIATLENGRATLQLRTVDTDHPFYSLSGADNIVSFTTERYNSRPLVVKGPGAGAEVTASGVFADVMSISSYLS